GGTTACAGCCTTCATATCCAGGGCCAGGGCGGGCAGTGAAGCAGCCGTGTCGCCTGAGCCGCTCAGTTGGTCCAGGCGAAGAGAAAGGTCGTCCATCTGCCCCTGAAGCATATTCAGATCCGCACGCAGAGCATTCAACTCCACCCATATGTCGGCCTGTTTTTCGCGTACTGGCGAATTGCTGCTTTCAATGCGGGTGTTGAACTCTTGTTCCATTTGGCGCAACAGCTTGCGGGCTTCTTCACGATCTCGGCGAGCCTGCATTTCCAGGGTTTCCACTTCGGATTTAGTGGCGCATCCAGAAAGGATGGTCGCGGCGATCATCAAGACGGTCAAAAAAATGGTGACGGGCTGTTTCATCGGATTCGTTCTCCTCTGCGTTTTCCAAAAATGAGATACGCGAGTCCGCCCAAAAAGGGAACCAGCACGGACACCTGGACCCAGGCCATTTTTTCACCGGTGGATTTGAACTGGCGATGGAAGGCA
The sequence above is drawn from the Paucidesulfovibrio gracilis DSM 16080 genome and encodes:
- a CDS encoding PLD nuclease N-terminal domain-containing protein, encoding MNVDLTPQQWLILLGVVGIFAALSLYSIWDAFHRQFKSTGEKMAWVQVSVLVPFLGGLAYLIFGKRRGERIR